One Candidatus Neomarinimicrobiota bacterium DNA segment encodes these proteins:
- a CDS encoding 50S ribosomal protein L25: protein MTHEFKLDLEKRSQLGRRAAKKLRGEGKIPGIFYSGGRKSAPFYIDRRHLHEALQSDSHVFEVKVGGKRLYAIVRKMQYHPVTDEILHIDLFGVRLKDKIDLMVPIVLEGEAKGVKEGGILTQNLTELQIQCLATEVPDAVHLEVSELTIGDSIHVGDLKLENVEVLTHPEVTVVTVQAPKEEIVEEEIEEEVEIEGEEEEEAEVPDEKEGAGEEEEPSSG from the coding sequence ATGACGCACGAATTCAAACTGGACCTGGAGAAGCGGAGTCAACTCGGCAGAAGGGCGGCAAAGAAGTTGAGGGGAGAGGGGAAAATCCCTGGGATATTCTACTCCGGGGGTAGGAAATCCGCCCCCTTCTATATCGATCGACGTCATCTTCATGAGGCTCTTCAGTCTGATTCGCACGTATTCGAAGTAAAAGTTGGCGGGAAAAGGCTCTATGCTATTGTGAGGAAAATGCAGTATCACCCCGTGACGGATGAGATCCTTCATATTGATCTGTTTGGAGTCCGGTTAAAGGATAAGATCGATCTGATGGTACCCATTGTGCTGGAAGGAGAAGCGAAGGGCGTCAAAGAGGGAGGGATTCTAACCCAGAATCTCACCGAACTACAGATTCAATGCCTTGCCACGGAAGTCCCGGATGCGGTGCATCTTGAGGTGTCGGAATTGACCATCGGCGACAGTATTCATGTAGGAGACCTCAAACTGGAAAATGTTGAGGTGTTGACCCATCCGGAAGTCACGGTTGTTACAGTGCAGGCGCCAAAAGAAGAAATTGTGGAAGAAGAGATTGAGGAAGAAGTTGAGATTGAAGGCGAAGAGGAGGAAGAGGCCGAAGTTCCCGACGAGAAAGAGGGAGCCGGTGAGGAGGAGGAACCCTCATCCGGATGA
- the ispD gene encoding 2-C-methyl-D-erythritol 4-phosphate cytidylyltransferase codes for MSGVDRMRVSALIAGAGKSVRFAGDTESSSEEHRKQFQHLGQEPLIFVTLQPFVESSSIDSILVAVPPNTVEWMEEMVKSRGFEKEVKVIPGGRERQDTVWQGLKEVAHSCDVIVVHDGVRPFFKGRWIRETVDLCSNFDGAIVAVHATDTLKRVKNETILETLSRGEIWQAQTPQTFNVDVLVAGYEHALSLGLRCTDEAQLVELNGGRIAIVEGSPQNIKITRSEDWKLAESIWHGMNRD; via the coding sequence ATGTCTGGAGTTGACCGAATGCGTGTTTCGGCCCTTATCGCGGGGGCGGGGAAAAGTGTTCGGTTCGCCGGGGACACGGAGTCATCTTCCGAAGAGCACCGGAAGCAATTTCAGCATCTTGGGCAGGAGCCTCTCATCTTTGTCACTCTGCAGCCGTTTGTGGAATCGAGCTCCATCGATTCTATTCTGGTGGCAGTTCCCCCCAACACGGTTGAATGGATGGAAGAGATGGTGAAGAGTCGTGGTTTCGAGAAAGAGGTCAAAGTAATCCCTGGGGGCAGGGAACGGCAGGACACTGTCTGGCAAGGTCTGAAAGAAGTTGCCCATAGTTGTGATGTGATTGTAGTACATGACGGGGTGCGTCCTTTCTTCAAGGGGCGGTGGATTAGAGAGACTGTAGATCTCTGTTCAAATTTTGACGGGGCCATTGTCGCCGTCCATGCGACGGACACCCTTAAGAGGGTGAAAAATGAAACGATCTTGGAAACCCTGTCTCGTGGTGAAATCTGGCAGGCTCAAACGCCTCAAACGTTCAATGTGGACGTGCTCGTTGCCGGGTATGAACACGCCCTGAGCCTGGGCCTGCGGTGTACAGACGAAGCCCAGCTCGTTGAGCTAAACGGGGGTCGTATCGCCATCGTGGAGGGGAGTCCTCAAAACATCAAAATAACGAGGTCTGAGGATTGGAAGCTGGCCGAATCCATCTGGCACGGGATGAACCGTGATTAG
- the ispF gene encoding 2-C-methyl-D-erythritol 2,4-cyclodiphosphate synthase — translation MIRTGFGYDVHQLKAGEQLILGGVLIPFSKGSVGHSDGDVLCHAVVDALLGAANLGDIGDHFPSEDSRWKGASSLTFVQMAGEKIQAEGFDILHVDCTVILQEVRVKPHIPEMKSLVRDKLQIGEDRISIKATTTDFLGFTGRGEGVAAMALATLSAVK, via the coding sequence GTGATTAGAACCGGTTTTGGATACGACGTTCACCAGTTGAAGGCAGGGGAACAGCTCATTCTTGGGGGCGTGTTGATTCCCTTCTCAAAAGGGTCCGTGGGACATTCGGACGGCGATGTGCTATGTCACGCAGTGGTGGATGCCCTTCTTGGGGCCGCCAACCTGGGAGACATAGGAGACCACTTCCCCAGCGAAGATAGCCGGTGGAAAGGGGCATCAAGCCTGACATTCGTACAAATGGCCGGAGAAAAGATCCAGGCAGAAGGGTTTGACATTCTCCACGTTGACTGCACTGTCATACTGCAGGAAGTGAGGGTCAAACCTCATATCCCGGAGATGAAATCCCTGGTGAGAGACAAGCTTCAGATAGGGGAGGACAGGATTTCCATCAAGGCCACCACAACCGATTTTCTCGGTTTTACCGGTCGCGGGGAGGGCGTTGCTGCTATGGCTTTGGCTACCCTGTCCGCTGTCAAATAG
- the pth gene encoding aminoacyl-tRNA hydrolase, whose protein sequence is MIAFVGLGNVGSEYASTKHNLGFWVADELAQRWRIPFRPGKGDYLMAEATPAGSSRVLLVKPTCGMNRSGKALKEIEEGWSLSSKELHVIVDDVDLPLGTIRIRPGGGSASHKGMESIIYTLGTTQFPRIRVGIGTDEQMRPAERYVLKPFLKKDKALAQEMVIRGADAAEAILSVGLEKAMAGYNRAEREAWS, encoded by the coding sequence ATGATCGCTTTTGTAGGTCTTGGAAATGTCGGTTCAGAATATGCCAGTACCAAACATAATCTCGGCTTCTGGGTGGCGGATGAACTGGCGCAAAGGTGGCGTATTCCCTTCCGTCCAGGGAAGGGGGACTATCTTATGGCGGAAGCCACTCCTGCAGGCTCATCCCGTGTGCTTCTGGTAAAACCCACATGCGGAATGAATCGAAGCGGGAAAGCGCTCAAGGAGATCGAGGAAGGTTGGAGTTTATCGAGCAAGGAGCTACATGTGATTGTCGATGATGTGGATCTTCCTCTAGGCACAATTCGGATTCGTCCCGGTGGGGGCAGCGCATCTCACAAGGGTATGGAATCGATCATCTACACTCTCGGAACCACTCAATTTCCCAGAATCAGGGTGGGCATTGGGACGGACGAACAGATGCGTCCTGCGGAACGCTATGTCCTTAAGCCTTTTCTCAAGAAGGATAAGGCCCTGGCCCAGGAAATGGTCATCCGAGGAGCGGACGCCGCGGAAGCCATTCTGTCTGTTGGCCTGGAGAAAGCCATGGCTGGCTATAATCGAGCTGAAAGGGAAGCATGGAGCTGA
- a CDS encoding ribose-phosphate pyrophosphokinase → MKIFNGRSNPTLAGEIVDHLGVSLGQVKIRQFSDGEIWVKFEENIRGEDVFLIQSTHAPAENIMELILMIDAAVRASAQRVTAVIPYYGYGRQDRKDQPRVPISGRVMMDLIGSVGAGRVLTMDMHSPQIQGFTHIPFDHLYARQVIFDRLRQFDLSRESTVILAPDVGGAPMAQAFAKHLGVGFALGDKRRPAPNKAKIVHLIGDLENRDVIIVDDMIDTGGTIVDAGNAAKDSGATSVIALATHGLLTGDAKEKIMNSDLDRVIVSNTIHIPPERRFEKLEILSVAPLFATAIRCIHDGESISALFEF, encoded by the coding sequence ATGAAAATATTCAACGGTAGATCGAATCCCACCCTGGCGGGGGAGATTGTGGATCATCTTGGTGTCTCGCTGGGGCAGGTAAAGATCCGTCAGTTCAGTGACGGGGAAATATGGGTCAAGTTCGAGGAAAACATCCGGGGTGAGGATGTGTTTCTCATTCAGTCCACGCACGCCCCGGCGGAGAATATCATGGAGTTGATTCTCATGATAGATGCTGCCGTGCGGGCATCGGCCCAGAGGGTAACGGCGGTTATCCCGTACTACGGATACGGGAGGCAGGACCGGAAGGATCAGCCCCGCGTCCCTATTTCCGGGAGAGTCATGATGGATTTGATTGGCAGTGTGGGGGCTGGCCGGGTCCTTACCATGGATATGCATTCGCCACAGATTCAGGGATTCACGCACATCCCGTTTGATCACCTCTATGCCAGGCAGGTCATTTTTGACAGGTTGAGGCAGTTCGATCTTTCCCGGGAGAGTACCGTCATTCTGGCTCCAGATGTAGGAGGCGCACCCATGGCCCAGGCATTTGCCAAGCATCTTGGAGTGGGCTTTGCTCTTGGGGATAAGCGCAGGCCGGCCCCAAACAAGGCAAAGATTGTTCATCTAATCGGCGACCTGGAAAACAGGGATGTCATCATTGTCGATGACATGATAGATACGGGCGGTACCATTGTAGATGCGGGCAATGCGGCGAAAGATAGCGGAGCGACCTCGGTGATAGCCCTTGCAACTCACGGTCTGTTAACGGGTGACGCGAAGGAAAAAATCATGAATTCAGACCTAGATCGAGTCATTGTATCAAACACGATTCACATTCCACCTGAGCGGAGATTTGAAAAGTTGGAGATTCTGTCCGTTGCGCCCCTGTTTGCTACAGCCATTCGATGTATTCATGATGGCGAGTCTATCAGTGCTCTTTTCGAATTCTGA
- the ispE gene encoding 4-(cytidine 5'-diphospho)-2-C-methyl-D-erythritol kinase gives MLLWLWLPCPLSNRRSARGIILPLISSCKINVGLKVTGKRHDGYHTIQTIFQELDLTDTVILESADEGWEIRCNSKSVPRNESNSCVRAYLSLKELFPDLGGIRIGLEKRIPVGSGLGGGSSNAATVLRGLNELFGLALSDDRLEEMGGTIGADVPFFIRGGTQFGEGLGDILSPVTLPYVGAVLLVVPETSVSTEWAYDRVRKHLTGGFKSGKFGAVLQSRGEERFVSSWAVADRFLENDFESLVFQTYPEIGDIRDRLRDAGALFASLSGTGSTVFGIFGDEIRARRAQAVLSSPLQTFITHPIRKVH, from the coding sequence TTGCTGCTATGGCTTTGGCTACCCTGTCCGCTGTCAAATAGACGCTCTGCACGGGGAATCATTCTGCCACTGATCTCCAGCTGCAAAATCAACGTTGGTCTGAAGGTAACGGGTAAGAGACACGACGGTTATCACACGATTCAGACTATCTTCCAGGAACTCGATCTGACAGATACGGTCATTCTCGAATCCGCGGATGAGGGGTGGGAAATTAGATGCAACTCAAAGAGCGTCCCACGGAATGAGTCAAATTCGTGCGTGCGGGCCTATTTGAGCCTGAAGGAGCTGTTCCCGGATCTTGGGGGCATTCGTATAGGTCTTGAAAAACGTATTCCTGTCGGGTCGGGACTGGGTGGCGGATCCAGTAATGCCGCGACGGTTTTGAGGGGGCTCAACGAACTTTTCGGACTGGCTCTTTCTGACGACCGGTTGGAGGAAATGGGCGGTACTATCGGGGCGGATGTCCCATTTTTCATTCGTGGGGGAACACAATTCGGAGAGGGTTTGGGAGACATCCTTTCCCCCGTGACACTTCCCTACGTGGGTGCAGTGCTGCTCGTGGTGCCTGAAACTTCAGTATCTACAGAATGGGCGTATGACAGAGTCAGAAAGCACTTGACTGGCGGTTTCAAGTCCGGTAAGTTTGGCGCCGTCCTCCAGTCGAGGGGCGAAGAGCGTTTTGTCTCCTCCTGGGCTGTGGCGGACAGGTTTCTTGAGAACGATTTTGAATCTCTGGTGTTTCAGACATATCCAGAGATTGGTGACATCCGGGACCGGTTGCGGGACGCGGGGGCATTGTTCGCCAGTCTGTCGGGTACGGGCTCGACTGTGTTTGGAATCTTTGGAGATGAGATCCGGGCGCGAAGAGCCCAGGCCGTCCTCTCCTCACCTCTCCAAACCTTTATCACCCACCCGATCAGAAAAGTCCATTGA